The nucleotide window CGCGCGCGTCAGGTGCGGCACGTCCACCATCTCGCCGCGAAACGTAAACGCCATCCGTCCGGCCTTGCGGTTCTCCTCGAACGCCGCGAGCAATTCCTCGGCGTCCGCGATCTCCTGCTTGCTCGGCGAGAAAACCTCGTTGACGATTTCGATCTGGCTCGGATGGATCGTGATCTTGCCGGTGAAGCCCATCCAGGCGCCCTCGATACAGTCGCGCCGGCAGCCGTCGGGGTCCTTGATGTTGACGAAGACGGTGTCGATCGGCTGAACGTTGGCGGCGGTGGCCGCGAGCAGCGTCATGATCCGCGCGTAGCGGAACACTTCGAGGAACTCGCCCCGCTCGTCGCGATTGCGCCGCGCGCCGATCGCCGCCGACAGGTCTTCGGCGCCCCACGACATGCTGTCGACGCGCGGATGCAGCCCGAGGTCCTTGATGTTGAGCAGGCCCTGCGGCGTCTCGGTCGCGAGCAGCAGCAGGCTGACGCTGCGCTCGGGGTAGCCGTACTGTTTTTCGAGCCCGATCAGGATCGAATCGATCTTCTCCACGTCGGCGAAGGTCCGCACCTTGGGGACCATGTAGGAATCCGGCCGCCCGGCCATCGTCGCCTCGAGGTCGGCGACGCCCCACGGCGTATCCAGCGGATTCATCCGCACCATCCGCTCGCGGCCCTTGAAATCGACCTTTTGCAGCCACTCGGTGACCGTCTTGCGCGCGGAATCCTTGTTGTCGGGCGTGACCGAGTCCTCGAGGTCGAGCACCAGCGCGTCGGCCGGAAGATCGATCGACTTGCCGAGCATCTTGTCGTTGGCGCCGGGCACGAAATGCACGGCGCGGCGCAGCGTCTCCATAATCGGCGGCTCCAATCGGCTACTTGGCGGGCTTGCGCAGCATCAGCGCCGCCCGCTTGCAGCGCACCACGGTCTCATTGCGCTGATTGCGCGCGCGATGCTCGAGGATCACGATGCCCCAGTCGGGACGCGACTTCGACGGCCGGACCTCCAGCACTTCGCTCTCGGCATAGAGCGTGTCGCCGATGAAAACGGGCTTGGGAAATTCGACTTTCTCGAAGCCCAGGTTGCCGACCGTGGTTCCGAGCGTGAGGTCGCCGACCGAGAGCCCAACCGCGAGGCCAAGGGTAAAGATCGAATTGACCAGGATGCGCCCGAACTCGGCCTTCTTGCCGAACTCGGCGTCCAGATGCAGCGGCTGCACGTTCATCGTAAGCGTCGTAATCAGCAGGTTGTCGGTCTCGGTGACCGTGCGGCCGGGCTGATGCTGAAACGTCTCGCCGACCTTGAACTCTTCGAAGTACTTGCCCATCGTGATGGCTCCCAACGCGATCTGCGCGAAATTTCCCGCCCTTTTGGGCGCGGGCGCTCCGAATCATAGTCCAGCCGCGCGCCCGCAACCAGCGCTCGCGCGCGGCGGATGGGCGGCGCCTCGCTTGATTCATCCGCGGCGCTGCAAACGGCGCGGGCGCGTGGCCGTGCGCCGGGGCGGTTTTTTCTTGAGCTCCGGGATAGCGGCGAAAAAATCGAGCGCTTCGGGATTGGCCGCCGCCTCGCGGTTGGTGACCGGCACGCCATGGATCAGGTTGCGCACCGCCAGCTCCATCAGCTTGCC belongs to Candidatus Binataceae bacterium and includes:
- a CDS encoding CoA ester lyase, whose protein sequence is METLRRAVHFVPGANDKMLGKSIDLPADALVLDLEDSVTPDNKDSARKTVTEWLQKVDFKGRERMVRMNPLDTPWGVADLEATMAGRPDSYMVPKVRTFADVEKIDSILIGLEKQYGYPERSVSLLLLATETPQGLLNIKDLGLHPRVDSMSWGAEDLSAAIGARRNRDERGEFLEVFRYARIMTLLAATAANVQPIDTVFVNIKDPDGCRRDCIEGAWMGFTGKITIHPSQIEIVNEVFSPSKQEIADAEELLAAFEENRKAGRMAFTFRGEMVDVPHLTRARRVLEVARRTRGR
- a CDS encoding MaoC family dehydratase, with protein sequence MGKYFEEFKVGETFQHQPGRTVTETDNLLITTLTMNVQPLHLDAEFGKKAEFGRILVNSIFTLGLAVGLSVGDLTLGTTVGNLGFEKVEFPKPVFIGDTLYAESEVLEVRPSKSRPDWGIVILEHRARNQRNETVVRCKRAALMLRKPAK